ACGGCCTCCAGTCATGAGGGCGAAGAGTTCATGCTGGTCCTCAACGGCGCCATCGAAGTGATCTATGGCGGCCGCCGTCACACCCTGACCAGTGGTGATTCCATCTATTACAATTCCGCGGTGCCCCATTACGTCCGCTGCCTGGGCGAAGAGAAAGCCGCGCTGATGGCCGTGCTCTATGATCCCCAGTGAGCTCTGAGCAGATGGGGTTGCCGGGAGGAGTGTTATGACATCTTTTGAAGGCCTGATGGAAAAGACTCTGGGCCAGATTTTAGACGACGCGATCGCGGCTCATGCGGAAAACGAGGCGGTGGTGTATCTGGACCGCAATTACCGTATGACCTATTGCGAGTTCGGGGTCATGGTGGACAGACTCGCCAAGGGATTAATGGCGCTGGGCGTGCAAAAGGGCGAGAAAGTGGCTATCTGGGCCACCAACGTGCCCCACTGGGTGGCGCTGCTGTTCGCCACAGCCCGCATCGGCGCTGTGCTGGTGACGGTGAATACCAATTATCGCCGTTCTGAGCTGGAGTACCTGCTGCAGCAGTCGGAATCGGAAAACCTTTTCATCATCGATGGGTATCGTGACACCGATTATGTGCAGATCCTGTACGACCTAGCGCCCGAGCTGCGCGAACAGCCGCGCGGCTATCTTCACTGCGCCAACCTGCCGAATCTGCGCCGGGTGTTTTTCCTCGGCCAGGAAAAACATCGCGGCATGTACTCGATCCCCGAGGTGGTGGCTCTGAGCTGCATGATTTCCGACCAAGATTATCAGCAGCGTCAAGCCGGTCTGGGCTGCCATGACATCGTCAACATGCAGTACACCTCCGGCACCACCGGTTTTCCTAAAGGCGTGATGCTCAGCCATCATAACATCGTCAACAATGGTTTCTGGATCGGAGAGA
This portion of the bacterium genome encodes:
- a CDS encoding AMP-binding protein, whose translation is MTSFEGLMEKTLGQILDDAIAAHAENEAVVYLDRNYRMTYCEFGVMVDRLAKGLMALGVQKGEKVAIWATNVPHWVALLFATARIGAVLVTVNTNYRRSELEYLLQQSESENLFIIDGYRDTDYVQILYDLAPELREQPRGYLHCANLPNLRRVFFLGQEKHRGMYSIPEVVALSCMISDQDYQQRQAGLGCHDIVNMQYTSGTTGFPKGVMLSHHNIVNNGFWIGENQALSCRDRVCLPVPLFHCFGLVLGVMAAVTHASTMVILESFDAVHVMASVQHERCTALYGVPTMF